The Gallus gallus isolate bGalGal1 chromosome 23, bGalGal1.mat.broiler.GRCg7b, whole genome shotgun sequence genome includes a region encoding these proteins:
- the LOC121107468 gene encoding biogenesis of lysosome-related organelles complex 1 subunit 3-like, with the protein MAVPLSPTLVLGEASESDSEPEPGGNTAGTPAVGLKVPGEASETEEEEEEDSAARMPLPGVSRGGPSLLQQRLGAGEGRLRGAMAEALGRSFSGAARLLEGLGGPLGHAQAGAAATAHCLCLVRRDLRAVAATVATITACHLLPDIRGEL; encoded by the coding sequence ATGGCCGTCCCTCTTTCCCCCACGCTGGTGCTGGGCGAGGCCTCGGAGAGCGACTCAGAGCCGGAGCCGGGGGGGAACACAGCCGGGACTCCCGCAGTGGGGCTGAAGGTTCCGGGGGAGGCGTCGGAgaccgaggaggaggaggaagaggacagtgCGGCCCGGATGCCGCTGCCAGGGGTGTCCAGGGGGGgcccctcactgctgcagcagcggCTGGGGGCGGGCGAGGGGCGACTGCGGGGCGCAATGGCTGAGGCACTGGGACGCAGTTTCAGTGGGGCTGCGCGGCTGCTGGAAGGTCTGGGGGGGCCCCTGGGCCACGCCCAAGCTGGGGCAGCTGCGACCGCGCACTGCCTGTGCCTGGTGCGCCGTGACCTGCGCGCTGTGGCTGCCACCGTAGCCACCATCACCGCCTGTCACCTGCTGCCTGACATCCGTGGGGAGCTGTGA